From the Danio aesculapii chromosome 9, fDanAes4.1, whole genome shotgun sequence genome, one window contains:
- the obsl1b gene encoding obscurin-like protein 1 isoform X6 yields MDVFGGAPRFLAYPRPVVVQSGTDAVLKCQIGGDPRPAVIWERNNEKIHPEGRYRVFEDGNVYNLIITSVTMEDSGQYICKAKNCIGETYAAATLKVEGEAQEMEVREENKPRFLIKPLSTRVGRGEDAMFSCKLWGNPRPEVMWEKDGKKLNEIFESTHFTISYQDGGWFQLKIFKTRAPDGGVYTCKARNEFGESLAGAVLLVDAGPGHEDEGNRNGYTNGHWKAHQGKQRSGRQVATKLKNDPLPNSAKVKMFAVTEGKHAKFRCYVTGKPKPEILWRKDGKLILSGRRYLLYEDREGYFTLKVLYCKQQDNGVYVCSASNTAGQTLSAVHLIVKEPPVRFKQPLNDLQVWERDLAVLECEVPEDSVPITWYLEDRRLQPGAKYGMEEWGTKRRLTIRDIGVDDDGIYLCEMADGGRSIAEVAVKGTIVRKLPRKVDVLEGENAAFCVEVEEEEMDIHWYKDGTELRETHQTILKSFGRTHILVFVNTTPQDSGLVMFYVGRSKTSSQLRVKAARHCPPSCPIGVQINTERANAALLSWFPAQDSRKNPPSGYIIERQEVGSQEWLQCLTTDSATSVEILGDSVPCEADYRFRICSVNKYGRSGNVEFPRAVHLVPVARIQAPLQDALVPEGQDACFTIELSASVIGTWFLNGNQLQDDERFSIRRSRTHQSLRIRGVRDTDNGAEITFIAYGIRDSAALYIQAPLVKFTPLSEMDRNKFVEVGNPIVLYCELSDPEAPVRWYKNGVELQSMEGLHIQSEGTMRRIVIQSAEFSHSGVYSCDAIDDVIRFNVEVEAPPVRFSVIPEGKRNKSIEVGSTIALQCELSDPVAKVSWYKDGVKLLPQSGLDFKSVGTKRELVVQSAEFYHSGVYSCKTRGDAVHFSVDVKAPPVRFSAAPEVKRRKCIEAGCPIILQCEISDSAAQVQWYKDGDQLLVESGVDINSDDCMRTLSIQSAHPSHAGVYSCTTKDDVIEFHVEIRAAPVRFSAVPESGKNICTEAGGHFELCCKVSDPMVHVSWFHNDTQLQPETGLDVQSEGEARTLVVNPAEPRHSGLYRCETSDDSVQFTVDIKDPPVMFSSLPHTLKNQLIETDNSTDLYGEISEPNAKVCCYKDGVELVSKSQPHIKSECTRRTLAVKTAQPSKSGWYDYVRTSDVFQFNVQDQVSSTILADPEVQKTKLVEEMESVALPYVISDPAPYVSQTKEEKVILPQSKPKPELEFESNSDFEPESEHEVHLDASRGALIIHSPETSLVEVKCPKTPEDPIQFEMDQAELSHYEVFSGETYDDSVQCTLDTKEEFLRTPGTEAEIISEKENNKITAERSRDRIQWETPVSIPTTFRLTEEEPLPLPKLQQQPQSLEQPEIQPMTQPQLQPVLQPQIQPMLQPMLQPQLQSVPQSELQTMLQPQIQQVLQLQQMPQPQLQPMQQAQIQPMVQPQLHPQLQQQLHLQPNLQKQPQLQNQTNTSISEGSGSNPITTEESGMDQDDIAFKVDVEASRTNFTSICGKDESLPIDADRSSVLLTENSDYTTQEKPLTGQMVEKTTTFNKPTTKKEIIHSSEMCSEGTYQTVTKDVFLACQQEVKAPPVMFSNIDEAQRNKCIESGRPFKLQCEVSDPDAQVWWYKDGNEVLSQDGMVIGSEEGIRTLSVQAAELCHNGTYRCQMNDDAITFHVEIKAPSLKFIPISEVEKNKSTEVDSPIVLKCELSDATSEVLWCKDGRELAPNPELNFQKDENKRKITVESAKLSDTGNYTCHVQGDTVSFKVDDQAHPVRFSALPEIARNKFIEAGCPIILQCEISDPTAQVTWLKDGVELQQHSGLDIQSEGTMRKLIIHSAELKHSGMYSCEAVDDLIAFKVDVAAPPVTFANIPEDDLHRNIVEQDNILLRCQVSRSDATAQWYKDGVELKSSNHVLIEVENDIRRLIILSAQLSDSGTYTCRAGDSALVFKVNVREPPVMIVYPKEDVHLDRHVPEEIVLSCELSRPNGKVTWFKDGQKLQESENIKLKTEGPYRRLKILHSGIEDSGEYVCDTADDSIFFNLNIKEPPVRIVSPSQSQMELCQQTSERMVLSCEISRPNATVRWYRDGLEVEESDSLILEVDGVYRRLIIPKPTVKDSAEYVCDTTDDSVTFFVNIAEPPVRFIRPRKMVYGVEKLVGEIVVLECEVCRPNAEVSWKKDGDEIEENSNVTITEDGTNRQLTIHSAAFEDAGQYVCDARDDVMDFLVKIKDPPLKILRKADIETKCQFMVSDAIVLKCEISRANGVVNWLKDNEKIDGNEHFTCEEQGAFRSLIVLNAEMRDSGEYICDAQDDKVVFSVTVEEAPVSIVGNTQKPKHCILMTGDELTIECEVSRINAIVQWYCNGCLLKQDSRTHIESSDTMRKLVISGLQTSDSGEYLCDAIDDKMTTMLTVQDLPFKFIKKDEKTNILAYEEDSLTLRATVNRANAPIKWQRGRDSIRGDRFHTTSDGNTHYLTINPLKRGDSGEYTCHLGTDEMHFNVHIKEMRVKFSKPLENTAGLKGSNVVLKCELYKSKGDVQWLKDSQEIAANRHFTIRAEGRVRSLTIHNITEDDAGEYACESKDERTSATVTVNIPRIVEFIAELHNMTVMEGEDATFKCVVSPEDAKLSWYKNGQLISSNEKFNISSNGLCHMLHIKNCQVSDSCTLTAEAEGVISRALLQVQEAQVLFTKSMDPVVAEEFGEATLEVEVSTQTAEVQWMRQGVVIHPGSKFTLKQSGRKRSLTVHKLTLSDRGTYSCETLHDRTQAKLSVEPRKIKIRKGLIDIQTIERETASFEVELSHSNVEGVWQKDGHALKTNNRLRMTAQGRVHSLTISSLTLDDTGTYIFSVDNVRSLARLDVKEIPVSILKKLDDIRQPEGSGVTLECELSRHNIDIKWTKNEVQLKPGKNHRIYSMGRKCFLQILKCELGDSGLYVCDAGDATTSCSVDIYERELEILQSLEDLDIQEDQNAVFMCEVSLDDVPGEWFKNGEKIKPTSTIKIRQEANKHFLLICNVKEDDSGEIKFLAKNVESTAYLEVEALPANIVKPLQDKTVLEKTRAIMDCTLTNPRCSIRWYKGPNVILPSEHFEICSEGCYRKLVIQQVLLEDEGTYSVQVGNYTSSARLTVEAQSILMVRELQDVNVTAPADACFECEISLPVAKAPTWTLNGETLYPSPKVVLEKMGTVHRLTFKQTSEELSGTVCFITGRTKSTAQLCVRRNN; encoded by the exons ATGGATGTGTTTGGTGGAGCACCACGGTTCCTGGCATACCCTCGGCCTGTGGTTGTACAGAGTGGCACAGATGCGGTTCTGAAATGTCAGATCGGCGGAGATCCCAGACCTGCCGTTATATGGGAAAGAAACAATGAGAAGATTCATCCAGAGGGCAGATACCGGGTGTTTGAGGATGGAAATGTCTACAATCTTATAATAACTTCAGTGACAATGGAGGACAGTGGGCAATACATCTGCAAGGCAAAGAACTGCATTGGAGAGACTTATGCAGCAGCCACTTTAAAAGTAGAAGGTGAAGCACAGGAGATGGAAGTTCGGGAGGAAAACAAGCCACGCTTCCTCATCAAGCCCCTCTCAACTAGGGTTGGACGAGGAGAAGATGCCATGTTCTCCTGTAAGCTGTGGGGAAACCCTAGACCAGAAGTAATGTGGGAGAAGGATGGCAAGAAGTTGAATGAGATCTTCGAGAGCACACATTTCACCATCAGCTATCAGGATGGAGGGTGGTTCCAGCTGAAAATTTTCAAGACAAGAGCACCAGATGGAGGGGTGTATACGTGTAAGGCTAGGAATGAATTTGGAGAGAGTCTGGCAGGGGCTGTGCTGTTAGTGGATGCTGGACCAGGACATGAAGATGAAGGCAACCGTAATGGATACACTAACGGCCACTGGAAAGCACATCAGGGAAAACAAAGAAGTGGTAGACAAGTTGCGACAAAGCTGAAAAATGACCCATTACCAAACTCAGCCAAAGTGAAAATGTTTGCAGTGACAGAGGGGAAACATGCAAAGTTTCGGTGCTATGTAACAGGGAAGCCAAAACCAGAAATATTATGGAGGAAAGATGGGAAACTTATCTTGTCTGGACGACGGTACCTATTGTATGAAGACAGAGAAGGTTACTTCACACTTAAAGTTCTCTACTGCAAACAACAGGACAATGGAGTTTATGTCTGTTCTGCTTCAAACACTGCAGGACAAACCCTGAGTGCTGTACACCTCATCGTCAAAG AGCCACCTGTTCGATTTAAGCAACCATTAAATGACTTGCAAGTATGGGAAAGAGACTTGGCTGTTCTTGAGTGTGAAGTTCCTGAGGACTCTGTTCCAATCACATGGTACTTAGAAGACAGACGACTGCAGCCTGGAGCCAAATATGGGATGGAAGAGTGGGGGACAAAGCGTCGACTCACAATTCGTGATATTGGAGTTGATGATGATGGGATTTATCTCTGCGAGATGGCTGATGGAGGCAGAAGTATTGCTGAGGTAGCAgtcaaag GAACAATTGTACGAAAGCTGCCACGAAAAGTTGATGTCTTGGAGGGTGAAAATGCAGCATTCTGCGTGGAGGTAGAGGAGGAAGAAATGGACATTCATTGGTACAAAGATGGAACAGAGCTAAGAGAGACACACCAGACCATTCTCAAATCTTTTGGAAGGACCCACATTTTGGTCTTTGTAAATACCACACCACAGGACTCCGGTTTGGTCATGTTCTACGTTGGTAGATCAAAAACATCATCTCAGCTACGggttaaag CGGCAAGGCACTGTCCACCAAGCTGTCCCATAGGGGTACAAATAAACACAGAAAGAGCAAATGCAGCTCTTCTTTCCTGGTTTCCAGCACAAGACTCTCGAAAGAATCCACCTTCAGGATATATTATTGAAAGACAAGAGGTTGGTTCACAAGAGTGGCTGCAATGTTTGACCACAGACTCTGCAACCTCTGTGGAGATTCTTGGTGACAGTGTTCCATGCGAGGCAGATTACAGATTTCGGATATGCAGTGTCAACAAATATGGAAGAAGTGGAAATGTAGAGTTCCCTCGAGCAGTTCACCTTG TTCCAGTTGCAAGAATCCAGGCACCTTTACAAGATGCTTTAGTGCCAGAGGGCCAGGATGCCTGCTTTACCATTGAGCTCTCTGCCTCGGTTATAGGCACTTGGTTCCTAAATGGAAATCAGCTTCAAGACGATGAACGTTTCTCCATAAGGCGTTCACGTACGCACCAGTCCCTACGCATCCGGGGGGTACGAGACACAGATAATGGAGCAGAGATCACTTTCATTGCTTATGGAATTCGCGATTCTGCTGCTCTGTATATACAAG CTCCACTTGTAAAGTTCACTCCACTTTCTGAAATGGATCGAAACAAATTTGTAGAGGTTGGCAACCCTATAGTGCTCTACTGTGAGTTGTCAGACCCTGAGGCTCCAGTTCGTTGGTACAAGAATGGTGTTGAACTTCAATCAATGGAAGGTCTGCATATCCAATCAGAAGGAACGATGAGAAGGATTGTCATCCAGTCAGCTGAATTCTCCCACTCCGGAGTTTATAGCTGTGATGCTATCGATGACGTCATCAGGTTTAATGTGGAGGTTGAGG CCCCACCAGTGAGGTTTTCAGTTATTCCGGAGGGCAAGAGGAACAAGTCAATAGAAGTAGGTTCAACGATAGCACTGCAATGTGAGCTCTCAGACCCGGTTGCCAAGGTCTCCTGGTATAAAGATGGTGTGAAACTTCTACCACAAAGTGGACTAGACTTCAAATCTGTGGGCACAAAGAGGGAACTTGTTGTCCAGTCAGCTGAATTTTACCACTCAGGAGTGTACAGCTGCAAGACAAGGGGTGATGCTGTTCACTTCAGTGTGGATGTTAAAG CCCCACCTGTGAGGTTCTCAGCTGCCCCTGAGGTTAAGCGGAGAAAGTGCATTGAAGCAGGCTGCCCCATTATTCTGCAGTGTGAGATTTCAGACTCTGCTGCACAAGTCCAGTGGTATAAAGATGGGGATCAGCTTCTTGTAGAATCTGGAGTAGACATCAATTCAGATGACTGCATGAGAACTCTCAGTATTCAGTCAGCACACCCATCTCACGCCGGTGTGTACAGCTGCACAACAAAGGATGATGTCATCGAGTTTCATGTGGAGATAAGAG CTGCACCGGTGAGGTTCTCAGCTGTACCGGAATCTGGGAAGAATATATGCACCGAAGCTGGTGGCCACTTTGAACTCTGCTGTAAGGTATCAGACCCGATGGTCCACGTCAGCTGGTTCCACAATGATACACAGCTTCAGCCGGAGACTGGTTTGGATGTTCAGTCAGAAGGAGAAGCAAGGACTCTGGTAGTCAATCCAGCTGAGCCCAGACATTCTGGATTGTACCGCTGTGAAACATCAGATGACTCTGTCCAGTTCACTGTGGATATCAAAG ACCCACCGGTGATGTTCTCATCATTACCACATACTTTGAAGAATCAGCTGATTGAAACAGACAACTCCACTGATTTGTATGGTGAGATCTCAGAGCCAAATGCCAAGGTGTGTTGTTACAAGGATGGTGTAGAGCTCGTCTCAAAAAGTCAGCCTCATATCAAATCGGAGTGTACCAGGAGGACGTTAGCTGTCAAGACAGCACAGCCCTCTAAATCTGGATGGTACGACTATGTGAGAACGAGTGATGTCTTCCAGTTTAATGTACAAGATCAag TGTCATCGACCATTTTGGCTGATCCTGAAGTTCAGAAGACCAAATTGGTTGAAGAAATGGAATCCGTTGCACTACCTTATGTGATCTCAGACCCTGCTCCATATGTCAGCCAGACAAAAGAAGAGAAGGTCATACTTCCTCAATCAAAACCCAAACCTGAATTAGAATTTGAATCTAATTCTGATTTTGAACCTGAATCTGAACATGAAGTTCACTTAGATGCATCAAGAGGAGCTTTAATCATCCACTCACCTGAAACATCTCTTGTTGAAGTAAAATGCCCAAAGACACCAGAGGATCCCATCCAGTTTGAAATGGACCAAG CAGAGCTGTCTCACTATGAGGTGTTCAGTGGTGAGACCTATGATGACTCTGTCCAGTGCACTTTGGATACAAAAG AAGAGTTTCTGAGAACACCAGGAACTGAGGCTGAGAtaatatctgaaaaagagaacAACAAAATAACAGCAGAAAGATCCAGAGACAGGATCCAGTGGGAGACTCCAGTGTCAATTCCTACAACTTTCAGATTGACTGAAGAGGAACCACTGCCATTACCAAAGCTACAACAACAGCCACAATCACTGGAACAACCAGAGATACAACCAATGACCCAACCACAGCTACAACCAGTGCTGCAACCACAGATACAACCAATGCTACAACCAATGCTACAACCACAGCTACAATCTGTGCCACAATCAGAGCTGCAAACAATGCTGCAACCACAGATACAACAAGTTTTACAACTACAACAAATGCCACAACCACAACTACAACCAATGCAACAAGCACAAATACAACCAATGGTACAACCACAGCTACATCCACAACTGCAACAACAGTTACACCTACAACCAAATCTTCAGAAACAACCACAGCTGCAGAACCAGACAAATACTTCAATTTCCGAAGGCAGCGGCTCAAATCCTATCACAACAGAAGAGAGTGGCATGGATCAAGATGACATAGCTTTTAAGGTGGATGTTGAAG CTTCAAGGACAAATTTTACATCAATTTGTGGAAAGGATGAGAGCTTGCCTATTGATGCAGACCGTTCCAGTGTACTCCTAACTGAGAACTCAGACTACACTACCCAAGAAAAACCTTTAACAGGCCAAATGGTGGAGAAAACCACAACTTTCAATAAACCTACAACAAAGAAAGAGATAATCCATTCATCAGAGATGTGTTCGGAAGGAACATATCAGACTGTTACCAAGGACGTATTTCTTGCATGTCAACAAGAagtgaaag CTCCACCAGTGATGTTCTCCAATATCGATGAGGCTCAACGGAATAAATGCATTGAGTCAGGACGACCCTTTAAACTGCAATGTGAAGTCTCAGACCCTGATGCGCAAGTCTGGTGGTACAAAGATGGAAATGAGGTGCTTTCTCAAGATGGTATGGTCATTGGGTCTGAGGAAGGGATAAGAACACTCTCTGTGCAAGCTGCTGAATTATGTCACAACGGAACATACAGATGCCAGATGAATGATGATGCCATCACATTCCATGTGGAAATCAAAg CTCCATCACTGAAGTTCATTCCAATTTCAGAAGTGGAGAAGAACAAGTCCACCGAAGTAGACTCACCAATTGTTCTGAAATGTGAGCTATCAGATGCAACCTCTGAGGTGCTCTGGTGCAAAGATGGTAGAGAGCTGGCCCCAAACCCTGAGCTCAATTTCCAAAAAGATGAAAATAAACGGAAAATAACTGTTGAATCAGCAAAACTGTCTGATACTGGGAACTACACCTGTCATGTTCAAGGTGATACCGTATCATTCAAGGTGGATGATCAAG CTCACCCTGTTAGGTTCTCAGCACTCCCAGAAATTGCAAGGAACAAGTTTATTGAAGCAGGCTGTCCAATTATACTTCAATGTGAAATCTCAGACCCTACTGCCCAAGTTACCTGGCTCAAAGATGGAGTCGAACTCCAACAACACAGTGGACTTGACATCCAATCAGAGGGCACTATGAGGAAATTGATCATCCATTCAGCTGAGCTCAAACACTCAGGCATGTACAGCTGTGAGGCTGTGGATGATCTCATAGCATTCAAGGTGGATGTTGCAG CACCTCCTGTGACATTTGCCAACATACCAGAAGATGATCTGCACAGAAATATTGTGGAACAAGACAATATACTCCTTCGCTGTCAAGTGTCTAGGTCAGATGCTACTGCACAATGGTATAAGGATGGAGTAGAGCTTAAGTCTAGTAACCACGTCCTCATTGAGGTGGAAAACGACATTCGAAGGCTAATTATCCTCTCAGCTCAGCTCTCAGATTCTGGGACATATACCTGTCGTGCTGGAGATAGCGCTTTAGTATTTAAAGTTAACGTAAGAG AACCTCCAGTTATGATTGTATATCCCAAGGAAGATGTCCACCTTGATCGCCATGTTCCTGAAGAAATTGTTCTCAGCTGTGAACTTTCACGGCCAAACGGAAAGGTGACATGGTTCAAGGATGGACAGAAACTACAGGAGAGTGAAAACATCAAGCTAAAGACAGAAGGTCCATATAGACGGCTAAAAATTCTGCACAGTGGTATTGAGGACTCTGGAGAATATGTCTGTGACACAGCTGATGATTCTATATTTTTCAATCTAAACATAAAAG AGCCACCGGTACGTATAGTTTCTCCAAGTCAGTCTCAAATGGAACTTTGCCAGCAGACCTCTGAAAGGATGGTCCTGAGCTGTGAAATCTCTAGACCTAATGCCACGGTACGCTGGTATCGAGATGGTCTTGAAGTAGAGGAGAGTGACAGCCTAATTCTGGAAGTTGATGGTGTCTATAGGAGACTTATTATCCCAAAACCTACTGTCAAGGACTCTGCAGAATATGTATGTGACACCACTGATGACTCAGTGACATTCTTTGTAAATATTGCAG AGCCACCAGTCAGATTTATTCGTCCAAGGAAAATGGTCTATGGAGTAGAGAAACTTGTTGGTGAGATTGTGGTCCTTGAGTGTGAAGTGTGTCGACCAAATGCTGAAGTTAGCTGGAAGAAGGATGGAGATGAGATTGAGGAGAATAGCAACGTAACTATAACAGAGGATGGCACAAATCGTCAGTTAACAATTCACTCCGCAGCTTTTGAGGATGCAGGGCAATATGTCTGTGATGCCAGAGATGATGTCATGGATTTTCTAGTAAAAATCAAAG ATCCACCACTGAAAATTCTGCGAAAAGCTGACATAGAAACAAAATGCCAGTTTATGGTATCTGATGCCATTGTGTTAAAATGTGAAATCTCAAGAGCAAATGGTGTGGTCAATTGGCTAAAAGACAATGAGAAGATTGACGGAAATGAGCATTTCACCTGTGAAGAACAAGGGGCATTCAGATCTCTGATTGTCCTTAATGCTGAGATGAGAGACTCCGGGGAGTACATTTGTGATGCGCAAGATGACAAAGTTGTCTTCAGTGTTACTGTAGAAG AGGCTCCAGTGTCCATTGTTGGAAATACACAGAAGCCAAAACACTGCATATTAATGACAGGAGATGAGCTCACCATTGAGTGTGAGGTGTCTCGAATAAATGCTATAGTCCAGTGGTACTGCAATGGATGTTTACTAAAACAGGACTCACGCACACACATTGAAAGCAGTGACACAATGAGGAAGCTTGTGATATCAGGACTTCAGACATCTGACTCTGGGGAGTATCTCTGTGATGCCATTGATGACAAAATGACAACCATGCTAACAGTTCAAG ACCTTCCCTTCAAATTCatcaaaaaagatgaaaaaacaaacattttagctTATGAAGAAGACAGTTTGACACTACGTGCCACAGTCAACAGAGCCAACGCCCCAATTAAATGGCAGAGAGGTCGTGATTCAATCAGAGGTGATCGGTTCCACACAACAAGTGATGGAAACACCCACTACCTTACCATTAACCCACTCAAGAGAGGGGATAGTGGTGAGTATACATGTCACTTGGGAACTGACGAGATGCACTTCAATGTCCACATCAAAG AAATGAGGGTGAAATTCTCCAAGCCACTGGAAAACACAGCGGGACTCAAAGGTAGCAATGTGGTTTTAAAATGTGAACTGTACAAGTCAAAAGGAGATGTTCAGTGGCTCAAAGATAGCCAAGAGATTGCAGCAAACAGACATTTTACAATCAGAGCTGAGGGTCGAGTGAGAAGTTTAACAATACATAACATCACAGAAGATGATGCAGGAGAATATGCTTGTGAATCCAAAGATGAAAGGACATCAGCTACTGTAACAGTCAATA TACCTCGCATTGTGGAGTTTATTGCAGAGCTACACAACATGACTGTAATGGAAGGAGAAGATGCAACATTTAAGTGTGTGGTGTCTCCAGAGGATGCAAAGCTATCCTGGTATAAGAATGGCCAGCTCATTTCATCAAATGAGAAGTTCAACATCTCCAGCAATGGATTATGCCATATGCTGCATATCAAAAACTGTCAAGTCTCAGATAGCTGCACATTGACAGCTGAGGCTGAAGGTGTGATTTCCAGAGCTCTCCTTCAGGTCCAAG AGGCACAGGTGCTGTTCACAAAGAGCATGGACCCAGTGGTTGCAGAGGAGTTTGGAGAGGCAACACTTGAGGTGGAGGTCAGCACACAGACTGCAGAGGTCCAGTGGATGAGACAAGGAGTGGTTATTCATCCAGGATCCAAATTCACCTTGAAGCAGAGTGGTCGAAAACGTTCTCTCACAGTTCACAAACTAACCCTTTCAGACCGAGGAACATACAGCTGTGAAACACTTCACGATCGCACACAAGCCAAGCTTAGTGTGGAAC CACGAAAAATCAAGATTCGGAAAGGTCTTATTGACATCCAGACTATCGAACGAGAGACAGCTTCCTTTGAGGTGGAACTGTCACACAGCAATGTTGAGGGAGTATGGCAAAAGGATGGGCATGCCCTCAAAACCAACAACCGGTTACGCATGACTGCACAAGGACGGGTACACAGTCTTACCATCTCCAGCCTGACCTTGGATGACACTGGCACCTATATATTCTCTGTTGATAACGTCAGATCATTAGCAAGATTGGATGTTAAAG AAATCCCAGTTTCAATCCTGAAAAAGCTTGATGATATCAGACAACCAGAGGGATCTGGGGTAACCCTTGAATGCGAGTTATCACGCCACAACATAGACATTAAATGGACAAAG AATGAAGTTCAGCTTAAACCAGGTAAAAACCATCGTATTTACTCAATGGGAAGAAAGTGCTTTCTTCAAATACTGAAGTGTGAGTTGGGAGACTCTGGATTATATGTGTGTGATGCTGGGGATGCCACAACATCATGTTCGGTGGATATCTATG agagagagcTTGAGATACTGCAAAGCTTAGAGGATCTGGACATTCAAGAAGACCAGAATGCGGTGTTCATGTGTGAAGTGTCTCTGGACGATGTGCCTGGAGAATGGTTTAAGAATGGAGAAAAGATAAAACCGACCAGCACAATTAAGATTCGTCAGGAAG CGAATAAGCACTTCCTCCTTATATGCAATGTTAAAGAAGACGATTCAGGAGAGATCAAGTTTTTAGCCAAGAATGTGGAGTCTACAGCTTACCTTGAGGTGGAAG CATTACCAGCAAACATTGTGAAACCACTGCAGGATAAAACTGTTCTGGAGAAAACCCGTGCCATAATGGACTGCACACTAACAAATCCCCGCTGCAGCATTCGCTGGTATAAGGGACCTAATGTCATCCTGCCCTCAGAGCACTTTGAGATCTGCAGTGAAGGGTGCTATCGAAAACTTGTGATCCAGCAGGTGCTGCTGGAGGATGAGGGCACCTATAGTGTTCAAGTAGGAAACTACACATCTTCAGCAAGACTAACTGTTGAAG